From one Drosophila subpulchrella strain 33 F10 #4 breed RU33 chromosome 3L, RU_Dsub_v1.1 Primary Assembly, whole genome shotgun sequence genomic stretch:
- the LOC119552517 gene encoding larval cuticle protein 65Ag1-like, translating into MCVKISSCSQTISFASNSSRSANEPKVNIKFLIVFVALFAVALAGVVPKAYIEKSFSDVGPENFAFDWKTSDGQQAEAQGVLGNVGSDHEALAVKGSYSYVGDDGVTYEVTYIADENGFQPQGAHLPVAPEA; encoded by the exons ATGTGTGTAAAGATTTCCTCTTGCAGTCAAACGATATCATTCGCATCGAACTCCTCGAGATCAGCAAACGAGCCAAAAGTCAACATAAAGTTCCTGATTGTCTTCGTCGCTCTCTTCGCCGTGGCTTTGGCCGGAGTCGTTCCTAAGGCCTACATCGAGAAGTCGTTTTCCGACGTTGGACCCGAGAACTTCGCCTTCGA CTGGAAAACTAGCGATGGACAGCAGGCTGAGGCCCAGGGAGTGTTGGGAAATGTTGGATCCGATCACGAGGCCCTCGCCGTCAAGGGATCCTACTCCTATGTGGGCGATGATGGTGTCACCTACGAAGTCACCTACATCGCCGATGAGAACGGATTCCAGCCCCAGGGAGCCCATCTGCCCGTTGCCCCCGAGGCGTAA
- the LOC119553965 gene encoding protein lethal(3)malignant blood neoplasm 1 isoform X3, which yields MSLKMMAIVCALLLLCTLTHVLSAATTVRPYKFGFTIDEQQHRAEKRDERGIIMGEFGFITADGIYHVTVYATDEEGKFRIISMKSYPYAGPVGQKTLSVTTTPKALPLPLPVAPPRNTFITEGCAGCFLKKSPPKTEIRTLSQPLAPAQSDSATTAGISGVSANSPTGSSANSGSFSAGKAPAGGSGGSPTGGSGGVFGVGGSGGSKASGASAGGSSLGSGLGVSGGSKPTGGSAVGSSSGSRLGGVGGGSSSGSGPGGAGGGSSSGSGPGGVGGGSSSGSRLGGVGGGSKASGFGGGIGSGSGSASGATGDLYKFKYILDYNGHEETGGRNGDKQGSYFAIGEDAVQRTIEYIANEFGFQPHVSWRKLDAKEALPEENSLKHYEFKWFNQEQ from the exons ATGAGCCTCAAAATGATGGCGATCGTTTGTGCT CTGCTGCTCCTGTGCACCTTGACCCACGTCCTGTCGGCAGCGACCACAGTGCGACCCTACAAGTTCGGCTTCACCATCGACGAGCAGCAGCATCGGGCGGAGAAGAGAG ATGAACGCGGCATTATCATGGGCGAGTTTGGGTTCATCACCGCCGATGGAATATACCATGTTACGGTCTATGCCACCGACGAGGAGGGCAAGTTTCGCATAATCTCCATGAAGAGCTATCCCTACGCTGGTCCCGTCGGTCAAA AGACACTGTCTGTGACAACGACGCCAAAGGCCCTGCCACTTCCGCTTCCGGTGGCTCCGCCCAGGAATACCTTCATCACGGAAGGATGTGCCGGCTGTTTCCTGAAGAAGTCCCCTCCCAAGACGGAGATTCGCACTCTTTCCCAGCCATTGGCGCCAGCTCAATCAG ATTCAGCAACCACTGCGGGAATTTCTGGAGTGTCAGCCAACTCACCAACCGGAAGTTCAGCAAACAGTGGAAGCTTCTCTGCAGGAAAAGCGCCTGCGGGAGGATCTGGAGGATCACCAACTGGAGGATCTGGGGGTGTTTTCGGCGTAGGAGGTTCAGGCGGAAGCAAGGCATCTGGTGCTTCAGCTGGAGGAAGCTCACTAGGATCTGGATTGGGAGTTTCCGGAGGAAGCAAGCCAACTGGAGGTTCCGCTGTCGGTAGCTCGTCGGGATCTAGACTTGGAGGAGTCGGTGGTGGAAGCTCGTCAGGATCTGGACCTGGTGGAGCCGGTGGTGGAAGCTCGTCAGGATCTGGACCTGGAGGAGTCGGTGGTGGAAGCTCGTCAGGATCTAGACTTGGAGGAGTCGGTGGTGGAAGCAAAGCCTCTGGTTTTGGCGGAGGAATTGGATCGGGAAGCGGAAGTGCCTCTGGAGCAACGGGAGATCTGTACAAATTTAAGTACATCCTGGACTACAATGGACACGAGGAGACCGGCGGTCGCAATGGTGACAAGCAGGGCAGCTACTTCGCCATCGGTGAGGATGCAGTGCAGCGGACCATCGAGTACATTGCGAACGAGTTTGGATTCCAGCCGCACGTTAGCTGGCGGAAATTGGACGCCAAGGAGGCGCTGCCCGAGGAGAATTCGCTGAAGCACTACGAGTTCAAATGGTTCAACCAGGAGCAGTAG
- the LOC119553965 gene encoding protein lethal(3)malignant blood neoplasm 1 isoform X2 has product MSLKMMAIVCALLLLCTLTHVLSAATTVRPYKFGFTIDEQQHRAEKRDERGIIMGEFGFITADGIYHVTVYATDEEGKFRIISMKSYPYAGPVGQKTLSVTTTPKALPLPLPVAPPRNTFITEGCAGCFLKKSPPKTEIRTLSQPLAPAQSAINTYYTTKGAVTGHVSTQTSNSQSSSGNTKIDYNVGVVEKAGTPVYPPLNIKLDEEAVREAIEYAGRVTGPVALANQPLVAPSSVPASQVKIFAVDDNANLPLASYVQSVGQRPSADIRNILRSGVASAKTVARSKAQPTLTQNPHQALLLNSATTAGISGVSANSPTGSSANSGSFSAGKAPAGGSGGSPTGGSGGVFGVGGSGGSKASGASAGGSSLGSGLGVSGGSKPTGGSAVGSSSGSRLGGVGGGSSSGSGPGGAGGGSSSGSGPGGVGGGSSSGSRLGGVGGGSKASGFGGGIGSGSGSASGATGDLYKFKYILDYNGHEETGGRNGDKQGSYFAIGEDAVQRTIEYIANEFGFQPHVSWRKLDAKEALPEENSLKHYEFKWFNQEQ; this is encoded by the exons ATGAGCCTCAAAATGATGGCGATCGTTTGTGCT CTGCTGCTCCTGTGCACCTTGACCCACGTCCTGTCGGCAGCGACCACAGTGCGACCCTACAAGTTCGGCTTCACCATCGACGAGCAGCAGCATCGGGCGGAGAAGAGAG ATGAACGCGGCATTATCATGGGCGAGTTTGGGTTCATCACCGCCGATGGAATATACCATGTTACGGTCTATGCCACCGACGAGGAGGGCAAGTTTCGCATAATCTCCATGAAGAGCTATCCCTACGCTGGTCCCGTCGGTCAAA AGACACTGTCTGTGACAACGACGCCAAAGGCCCTGCCACTTCCGCTTCCGGTGGCTCCGCCCAGGAATACCTTCATCACGGAAGGATGTGCCGGCTGTTTCCTGAAGAAGTCCCCTCCCAAGACGGAGATTCGCACTCTTTCCCAGCCATTGGCGCCAGCTCAATCAG CCATAAACACTTACTACACAACCAAGGGCGCTGTGACCGGACATGTCAGCACTCAGACCTCGAATTCCCAATCATCGAGTGGCAATACAAAGATCGACTACAATGTGGGCGTGGTCGAGAAGGCTGGAACGCCAGTGTATCCACCATTGAACATCAAGTTGGACGAGGAAGCAGTAAGGGAAGCCATCGAGTATGCCGGCCGGGTAACAGGTCCTGTGGCCCTGGCCAATCAGCCACTTGTTGCCCCATCATCGGTGCCTGCCAGTCAAGTGAAAATCTTCGCTGTAGATGATAATGCCAACCTTCCGCTTGCCAGCTATGTTCAATCCGTAGGACAACGACCAAGTGCTGATATAAGAAACATCCTTCGATCCGGAGTTGCCTCTGCGAAAACAGTGGCTCGTTCGAAGGCACAGCCCACACTCACACAGAACCCACACCAAGCACTTCTTTTGA ATTCAGCAACCACTGCGGGAATTTCTGGAGTGTCAGCCAACTCACCAACCGGAAGTTCAGCAAACAGTGGAAGCTTCTCTGCAGGAAAAGCGCCTGCGGGAGGATCTGGAGGATCACCAACTGGAGGATCTGGGGGTGTTTTCGGCGTAGGAGGTTCAGGCGGAAGCAAGGCATCTGGTGCTTCAGCTGGAGGAAGCTCACTAGGATCTGGATTGGGAGTTTCCGGAGGAAGCAAGCCAACTGGAGGTTCCGCTGTCGGTAGCTCGTCGGGATCTAGACTTGGAGGAGTCGGTGGTGGAAGCTCGTCAGGATCTGGACCTGGTGGAGCCGGTGGTGGAAGCTCGTCAGGATCTGGACCTGGAGGAGTCGGTGGTGGAAGCTCGTCAGGATCTAGACTTGGAGGAGTCGGTGGTGGAAGCAAAGCCTCTGGTTTTGGCGGAGGAATTGGATCGGGAAGCGGAAGTGCCTCTGGAGCAACGGGAGATCTGTACAAATTTAAGTACATCCTGGACTACAATGGACACGAGGAGACCGGCGGTCGCAATGGTGACAAGCAGGGCAGCTACTTCGCCATCGGTGAGGATGCAGTGCAGCGGACCATCGAGTACATTGCGAACGAGTTTGGATTCCAGCCGCACGTTAGCTGGCGGAAATTGGACGCCAAGGAGGCGCTGCCCGAGGAGAATTCGCTGAAGCACTACGAGTTCAAATGGTTCAACCAGGAGCAGTAG
- the LOC119554781 gene encoding endocuticle structural protein SgAbd-6, protein MQSSSICVLAICAFVLVSSISAAPLDDSQHATILRYDNDNIGTDGYNFGYETSDGITRQEQAELKNAGTDQEALSVRGSVSWVAPDGQTYTLHYIADENGFQPQGDHLPHN, encoded by the exons ATGCAGTCCTCCAGCATCTGTGTCCTGGCCATTTGCGCCTTCGTTCTGGTCTCCTCGATCAGTGCCGCTCCCCTGGATGACTCCCAACATGCCACTATCCTGCGATACGACAACGACAACATCGGCACCGATGGCTACAATTTCGG TTACGAAACTAGTGATGGTATCACTCGCCAGGAGCAGGCTGAGCTGAAGAACGCCGGAACCGACCAGGAGGCCCTCAGCGTCCGTGGATCCGTCAGCTGGGTGGCTCCCGATGGCCAGACCTACACCCTGCACTATATTGCCGATGAGAACGGTTTCCAGCCCCAGGGTGACCATCTGCCCCACAACTAA
- the LOC119553874 gene encoding endocuticle structural glycoprotein ABD-5 produces MHSNIKWLVAFMAIGVCLALPAGEDAQAETIKLESENTGDKYSFAYETSNGISRTETGEVKPGAGEEDGSLSVQGSTSWSAPDGKKYEISFTADETGYHPKFRLVA; encoded by the exons ATGCATTCGAATATTAAGTGGCTAGTAGCCTTCATGGCAATCGGGGTTTGTCTGGCCCTGCCCGCTGGGGAGGATGCCCAGGCGGAGACCATCAAACTGGAGAGCGAGAACACTGGCGACAAGTATTCCTTTGC CTATGAAACGAGCAATGGAATCTCGCGCACTGAGACTGGAGAGGTGAAGCCAGGTGCTGGTGAAGAGGATGGCTCTCTTTCTGTCCAGGGCTCGACCAGCTGGTCAGCTCCAGATGGCAAGAAGTACGAGATCAGCTTCACGGCCGACGAGACTGGCTACCACCCCAAGTTCAGGCTGGTGGCCTAG
- the LOC119553965 gene encoding protein lethal(3)malignant blood neoplasm 1 isoform X1, producing the protein MSLKMMAIVCALLLLCTLTHVLSAATTVRPYKFGFTIDEQQHRAEKRDERGIIMGEFGFITADGIYHVTVYATDEEGKFRIISMKSYPYAGPVGQKTLSVTTTPKALPLPLPVAPPRNTFITEGCAGCFLKKSPPKTEIRTLSQPLAPAQSGKPEGSPDYGLNVQLPFRESIAQTVARRLGLDQDTQQSTNTYTNAPNTKHIALGLNLAINTYYTTKGAVTGHVSTQTSNSQSSSGNTKIDYNVGVVEKAGTPVYPPLNIKLDEEAVREAIEYAGRVTGPVALANQPLVAPSSVPASQVKIFAVDDNANLPLASYVQSVGQRPSADIRNILRSGVASAKTVARSKAQPTLTQNPHQALLLNSATTAGISGVSANSPTGSSANSGSFSAGKAPAGGSGGSPTGGSGGVFGVGGSGGSKASGASAGGSSLGSGLGVSGGSKPTGGSAVGSSSGSRLGGVGGGSSSGSGPGGAGGGSSSGSGPGGVGGGSSSGSRLGGVGGGSKASGFGGGIGSGSGSASGATGDLYKFKYILDYNGHEETGGRNGDKQGSYFAIGEDAVQRTIEYIANEFGFQPHVSWRKLDAKEALPEENSLKHYEFKWFNQEQ; encoded by the exons ATGAGCCTCAAAATGATGGCGATCGTTTGTGCT CTGCTGCTCCTGTGCACCTTGACCCACGTCCTGTCGGCAGCGACCACAGTGCGACCCTACAAGTTCGGCTTCACCATCGACGAGCAGCAGCATCGGGCGGAGAAGAGAG ATGAACGCGGCATTATCATGGGCGAGTTTGGGTTCATCACCGCCGATGGAATATACCATGTTACGGTCTATGCCACCGACGAGGAGGGCAAGTTTCGCATAATCTCCATGAAGAGCTATCCCTACGCTGGTCCCGTCGGTCAAA AGACACTGTCTGTGACAACGACGCCAAAGGCCCTGCCACTTCCGCTTCCGGTGGCTCCGCCCAGGAATACCTTCATCACGGAAGGATGTGCCGGCTGTTTCCTGAAGAAGTCCCCTCCCAAGACGGAGATTCGCACTCTTTCCCAGCCATTGGCGCCAGCTCAATCAGGTAAGCCCGAGGGCTCTCCGGATTACGGCCTGAATGTGCAGTTGCCCTTCCGGGAGTCCATTGCCCAAACTGTGGCAAGGCGTCTTGGCTTGGACCAAGATACACAGCAAAGCACCAACACTTACACGAATGCACCAAACACTAAACACATCGCACTTGGTCTCAACTTAGCCATAAACACTTACTACACAACCAAGGGCGCTGTGACCGGACATGTCAGCACTCAGACCTCGAATTCCCAATCATCGAGTGGCAATACAAAGATCGACTACAATGTGGGCGTGGTCGAGAAGGCTGGAACGCCAGTGTATCCACCATTGAACATCAAGTTGGACGAGGAAGCAGTAAGGGAAGCCATCGAGTATGCCGGCCGGGTAACAGGTCCTGTGGCCCTGGCCAATCAGCCACTTGTTGCCCCATCATCGGTGCCTGCCAGTCAAGTGAAAATCTTCGCTGTAGATGATAATGCCAACCTTCCGCTTGCCAGCTATGTTCAATCCGTAGGACAACGACCAAGTGCTGATATAAGAAACATCCTTCGATCCGGAGTTGCCTCTGCGAAAACAGTGGCTCGTTCGAAGGCACAGCCCACACTCACACAGAACCCACACCAAGCACTTCTTTTGA ATTCAGCAACCACTGCGGGAATTTCTGGAGTGTCAGCCAACTCACCAACCGGAAGTTCAGCAAACAGTGGAAGCTTCTCTGCAGGAAAAGCGCCTGCGGGAGGATCTGGAGGATCACCAACTGGAGGATCTGGGGGTGTTTTCGGCGTAGGAGGTTCAGGCGGAAGCAAGGCATCTGGTGCTTCAGCTGGAGGAAGCTCACTAGGATCTGGATTGGGAGTTTCCGGAGGAAGCAAGCCAACTGGAGGTTCCGCTGTCGGTAGCTCGTCGGGATCTAGACTTGGAGGAGTCGGTGGTGGAAGCTCGTCAGGATCTGGACCTGGTGGAGCCGGTGGTGGAAGCTCGTCAGGATCTGGACCTGGAGGAGTCGGTGGTGGAAGCTCGTCAGGATCTAGACTTGGAGGAGTCGGTGGTGGAAGCAAAGCCTCTGGTTTTGGCGGAGGAATTGGATCGGGAAGCGGAAGTGCCTCTGGAGCAACGGGAGATCTGTACAAATTTAAGTACATCCTGGACTACAATGGACACGAGGAGACCGGCGGTCGCAATGGTGACAAGCAGGGCAGCTACTTCGCCATCGGTGAGGATGCAGTGCAGCGGACCATCGAGTACATTGCGAACGAGTTTGGATTCCAGCCGCACGTTAGCTGGCGGAAATTGGACGCCAAGGAGGCGCTGCCCGAGGAGAATTCGCTGAAGCACTACGAGTTCAAATGGTTCAACCAGGAGCAGTAG
- the LOC119552518 gene encoding glycine-rich cell wall structural protein 1-like, translating into MRATPSPVPRALAAARPRRATASSGAGGGGGGGGGGGTVMSGFSSNGNLNGSHVSSSGGSSSVSNNLNIATATLTATPAHASAGFGTIGGLSVAGMGVGVGVGVGVGGGNSTLNSLVVGNRLMNSSLPTLLK; encoded by the exons ATGAGAGCAACGCCATCGCCAGTGCCTCGGGCATTGGCGGCGGCACGGCCTCGTCGGGC CACAGCCAGCAGCGGAGCAGGAGGAGGCGGCGGAGGAGGTGGCGGCGGTGGCACTGTCATGAGTGGCTTTTCCAGCAATGGCAACCTGAATGGATCCCATGTCTCAAGCAGCGGTGGATCGTCCAGTGTGAGCAACAACCTCAACATAGCCACGGCCACCTTGACAGCGACTCCGGCTCATGCCAGTGCGGGATTCGGGACAATTGGAGGACTCAGTGTGGCCGGAATGGGCGTGGGCGTTGGggtgggcgtgggcgtgggGGGTGGCAACTCGACGCTCAATTCGCTGGTCGTGGGCAACCGCCTGATGAACAGCAGCCTGCCCACGCTGCTCAAATGA
- the LOC119552516 gene encoding larval cuticle protein 65Ag1-like yields the protein MKFLIVFVALFAVALAAPADEDILRYESIVEPESFAFKWETSGGATAEAEGVVKNPGSDHEALAVKGSYSYEGPDGVTYTVTYIADENGFQPQGEHLPVV from the exons ATGAAGTTCCTGATTGTCTTCGTTGCCCTCTTCGCCGTGGCTCTGGCCGCTCCTGCCGATGAGGATATCTTGCGCTACGAATCCATTGTTGAACCCGAGAGCTTCGCCTTCAA ATGGGAAACTAGCGGAGGAGCGACGGCTGAGGCCGAGGGAGTGGTGAAGAATCCTGGCTCCGATCACGAGGCCCTGGCCGTCAAGGGATCCTACTCCTATGAGGGCCCTGATGGTGTCACCTACACCGTCACCTACATCGCCGATGAGAACGGATTCCAGCCCCAAGGTGAACATCTGCCCGTGGTTTAA
- the LOC119553875 gene encoding larval cuticle protein 65Ag1-like isoform X2, with protein MKFLIVFVALFALALAAPADKAEILRSESEVGPESFKYDWATSDGQEANAAGKLKDVGTENEAISVQGSYRFIGDDGVTYEVTYIADENGFQPQGAHLPVAPEA; from the exons ATGAAGTTCCTGATTGTCTTCGTTGCCCTCTTCGCCCTGGCTCTGGCCGCTCCTGCTGACAAAGCTGAAATCCTGCGATCGGAATCCGAGGTTGGACCCGAGAGCTTCAAATACGA CTGGGCGACTAGCGATGGCCAGGAGGCTAATGCTGCTGGTAAGCTGAAGGACGTTGGAACCGAGAACGAGGCCATCTCCGTCCAGGGATCCTACCGCTTCATTGGTGATGATGGTGTCACCTACGAAGTCACCTACATCGCCGATGAGAACGGATTCCAGCCCCAGGGTGCCCATCTGCCCGTTGCCCCCGAG GCCTAA
- the LOC119553877 gene encoding larval cuticle protein 65Ag1-like — protein MKFLIVFVALFALALAAPADKVEILRSESEVGPESFKYDWATSDGQEANAAGKLKDVGTENEAISVQGSYRFIGDDGVTYEVTYIADENGFQPQGAHLPVAPEA, from the exons ATGAAGTTCCTGATTGTCTTCGTTGCCCTCTTCGCTCTGGCTCTGGCCGCTCCTGCTGACAAAGTTGAAATCCTGCGATCGGAATCCGAGGTTGGACCCGAGAGCTTCAAATACGA CTGGGCGACTAGCGATGGCCAGGAGGCTAATGCTGCTGGTAAGCTGAAGGACGTTGGAACCGAGAACGAGGCCATCTCCGTCCAGGGATCCTACCGCTTCATTGGTGATGATGGTGTCACCTACGAAGTCACCTACATCGCCGATGAGAACGGATTCCAGCCCCAGGGTGCCCATCTGCCCGTTGCCCCCGAGGCCTAA
- the LOC119553878 gene encoding larval cuticle protein 65Ag1-like, whose translation MKFLIVFVALFALALAAPADKAEILRLDSDVGPESFKYDWATSDGQSANAAGKLKDVGTENEAISVQGSYRFIGDDGVTYEVTYIADENGFQPQGAHLPVAPEA comes from the exons ATGAAGTTCCTGATTGTCTTCGTTGCCCTCTTCGCCCTGGCTCTGGCCGCTCCTGCTGACAAAGCTGAAATCCTGCGATTGGACTCCGATGTTGGACCCGAGAGCTTCAAATACGA CTGGGCGACTAGCGATGGTCAGTCGGCTAATGCTGCTGGTAAGCTGAAGGACGTTGGAACCGAGAACGAGGCCATCTCCGTCCAGGGATCCTACCGCTTCATTGGTGATGATGGTGTCACCTACGAAGTCACCTACATCGCCGATGAGAACGGATTCCAGCCCCAGGGTGCCCATCTGCCCGTTGCCCCCGAGGCGTAA
- the LOC119553876 gene encoding larval cuticle protein 65Ag1-like, with translation MKFLIVFVALFALALAAPADVSIVRSESEVGPEGFNYNWATSDGQEANAAGKLKDVGTENEAISVQGSYRFIGDDGVTYEVTYIADENGFQPQGAHLPVAPEA, from the exons ATGAAGTTCCTGATTGTCTTCGTTGCCCTCTTCGCCCTGGCTCTGGCCGCTCCTGCTGATGTTTCGATCGTGCGATCGGAATCCGAGGTTGGACCCGAGGGCTTCAATTACAA CTGGGCGACTAGCGATGGCCAGGAGGCTAATGCTGCTGGTAAGCTGAAGGACGTTGGAACCGAGAACGAGGCCATCTCCGTCCAGGGATCCTACCGCTTCATTGGTGATGATGGTGTCACCTACGAAGTCACCTACATCGCCGATGAGAACGGATTCCAGCCCCAGGGTGCCCATCTGCCCGTTGCCCCCGAGGCCTAA
- the LOC119553967 gene encoding DNA-binding protein D-ETS-3 isoform X5 produces the protein MLDIKSSADYLSRSTGSFSNFSMLFADSSYKSSWGSHSSTQSQGYSSNALGIKHDPHSQLRQPDPYQMFGPTSSRLASSGSGQIQLWQFLLELLSDSNNASCITWEGTNGEFKLTDPDEVARRWGERKSKPNMNYDKLSRALRYYYDKNIMTKVHGKRYAYKFDFQGLAAATQPAASDPTYKYQSDLFMTPYHHSAKLSSFMSPHHGMTSSSASIFPSAASWGNWGSPATNLYQPHSMSHVTPSHVAPHLSSYPHYA, from the exons ATGCTGGACATCAAGTCCTCCGCCGATTACTTGTCACGCTCCACGGGCAGCTTCAGCAACTTCTCAATGCTCTTCGCAG ATTCCTCGTACAAATCGTCGTGGGGCTCCCACAGTTCGACACAATCGCAAG GTTACAGCTCGAACGCCTTGGGCATCAAACATGATCCGCACTCACAACTACGGCAACCTG ATCCATATCAAATGTTCGGACCCACCAGCAGCAGACTGGCCAGCTCAG GCTCTGGCCAGATCCAACTGTGGCAGTTCCTGCTGGAGCTGCTCTCAGACTCCAACAACGCCAGCTGCATCACCTGGGAGGGCACCAACGGCGAGTTCAAGCTCACCGATCCCGACGAGGTCGCCCGCCGATGGGGCGAGCGGAAGTCCAAGCCCAACATGAACTACGACAAGCTCAGCCGCGCCTTGAG GTATTACTACGACAAGAACATAATGACCAAGGTGCACGGCAAGCGGTATGCGTACAAGTTCGACTTCCAAGGCCTGGCAGCCGCCACTCAGCCGGCGGCCAGTGATCCCACCTACAAGTACCAGAGCGACTTGTTCATGACACCATATCACCACAGCGCCAAGCTCAGCTCGTTCATGAGTCCGCACCACGGCATGACCTCATCATCGG CCTCAATCTTCCCGTCGGCCGCCTCATGGGGCAACTGGGGCAGCCCGGCCACTAACCTTTACCAGCCGCACTCTATGAGCCACGTGACCCCCTCCCACGTGGCGCCCCACCTGAGCAGCTATCCCCACTACGCATGA